A single region of the Theileria annulata chromosome 4, complete sequence, *** SEQUENCING IN PROGRESS *** genome encodes:
- a CDS encoding chaperonin (HSP60), putative (Tap349h10.p1c.cand.4 - score = 48.41): protein MILSTLRGKNFIKTSSSSLNFAQFSKNQRRFVSKELRHGTECRQGLLAGCNQLVDAVSVTLGPKGRNVIISSSFGPPKITKDGVTVAKSVELPDKLANMGAQLIKQVSSNTNDKAGDGTTTAAVLARAIFKRGCKLVDSGLNPMDLLRANCHILSSINMIIGINVAIDKVTVFLDGLKREVTTDEDIMNVATISANGDKVVGKLITDAMNKVGKDGTITVVEGKTLNHELEVVEGIKWDKGYISPHFVTNVKDMKVEFDRPYILLCNEKVSNIKTILPILEHVLQQQAPLLIVSEDVDGDALAMLIVNKLRLGIKVCAVKAPGFGEHRKSTLLDIAEITGATALGDDNNYMSSEEDFVSYLGRAKSVTVTKDHTIIVEGLGDKERIEQRCEGIRTLINTTDSEYEKDKLKERLARLTGGVAIIKVGGASEVEVNEVKDRVEDALCATKAAVEGGIVPGGGTALFYATKVLDELKTENYDQKMGVDIVRESIKEPLKQIVSNAGFEGSVIADTLLKNNDHSYGFNAQTGQFCNMLTEGILDPTKVVKTALTDAASVASLMTTSEVAIFDSKQEKPEETPSNAMY, encoded by the exons ATGATTCTTTCAACTTTACGTGGCAAAAACTTTATCAAAACTTCCTCCAGCTCCTTGAATTTTGCTCAATTTTCCAAAAATCAGCGTCGATTTGTGAGTAAGGAGTTAAGGCATGGAACTGAGTGCAGACAGGGTCTCTTGGCTGGTTGTAATCAACTTGTTGACGCTGTGAGTGTAACATTGGGTCCAAAGGGTAGGAATGTCAtaatttcttcttcttttGGTCCTCCAAAGATAACAAAGGACGGTGTTACAGTTGCCAAGTCAGTTGAACTTCCTGATAAGCTTGCTAACATGGGTGCACAGCTTATCAAGCAAGTGTCATCAAATACAAATGACAAGGCCGGTGATGGAACTACCACTGCCGCAGTTCTTGCCAGAGCAATCTTCAAAAGGGGTTGTAAACTTGTTGATTCTGGTCTTAATCCTATGGATCTTCTTCGAG cTAACTGTCATATACTGAGtagtataaatatgatTATAGGTATAAATGTAGCAATTGATAAGGTGACTGTATTTCTGGATGGATTAAAAAGAGAAGTAACAACTGATGAAGATATTATGAATGTTGCTACCATATCAGCTAATGGTGATAAAGTTGTTGGGAAACTCATTACTGACGCAATGAACAAA gTTGGTAAAGATGGTACAATAACAGTAGTTGAGGGTAAGACATTAAATCATGAGTTGGAAGTTGTTGAGGGTATTAAGTGGGACAAGGGTTACATATCTCCACATTTTGTAACGAATGTAAAGGACATGAAAGTTGAATTTGACCGTCCTTACATACTCCTTTGTAATGAAAAGGTTTCTAACATCAAGACAATTCTACCCATTCTTGAACATGTGTTACAACAACAAGCACCACTACTTATTGTCTCAGAAGATGTCGATGGTGATGCACTTGCAATGTtaattgttaataaattaagacTTGGTATTAAAGTCTGTGCTGTTAAAGCTCCAG GATTTGGTGAACATAGAAAATCAACATTATTGGACATAGCTGAGATTACTGGAGCTACAGCTTTGGGTGATGACAACAATTATATGTCTTCTGAGGAGGATTTCGTTTCATATTTGGGCAGGGCTAAGAGTGTTACTGTGACTAAGGATCACACTATTATCGTCGAGGGCTTGGGAGATAAGGAAAGAATTGAACAGCGTTGTGAAGGTATCAGGACACTTATTAATACCACTGATTCTGAATATGAAAAGGATAAACTTAAAGAACGATTAGCAAGATTAACTGGTGGTGTAGCTATTATTAAG GTTGGAGGAGCAAGTGAAGTTGAAGTAAATGAAGTTAAAGACCGAGTTGAAGACGCACTTTGTGCCACTAAAGCTGCGGTTGAA GGTGGAATAGTGCCTGGAGGTGGAACGGCATTGTTTTATGCTACAAAAGTATTGGATGAGCTTAAGACGGAAAATTATGACCAGAAAATGGGCGTTGATATTGTTAGAGAGTCAATTAAGGAACCTTTGAAACAAATCGTCTCAAACGCTGGCTTTGAAGGCTCTGTAATCGCCGATACTCTACTCAAAAATAACGATCACTCTTATGGATTCAATGCACAAACTGGTCAATTCTGCAATATGCTCACTGAAG GAATATTGGATCCAACAAAAGTGGTAAAGACGGCACTTACAGATGCGGCATCAGTGGCATCATTGATGACAACTTCAGAGGTGGCGATTTTCGACTCAAAACAGGAAAAACCAGAAGAAACACCTTCAAATGCCATgtattaa
- a CDS encoding uncharacterized protein (Tap349h10.p1c.cand.5 - score = 11.41;~6 probable transmembrane helices predicted for TA07070 by TMHMM2.0 at aa 21-43, 63-82, 189-211, 296-318, 325-347 and 362-384;~Signal anchor predicted for TA07070 by SignalP 2.0 HMM (Signal peptide probability 0.037, signal anchor probability 0.957) with cleavage site probability 0.019 between residues 42 and 43) has translation MYFKDSFKMRSFSVKTLKKLPYQMATLYFILFIISIIASVITVNCGDEVFKRYTSCHGNKVYNINWIGGVVFLQILLCFVSVEPDQTNTTPKNQTVLELSEPDPDRLVNFNINETLSVYSRGNSNSDYKVIIGNTTPNKRNKHKKTKNPNTLKQSLKNASTFLNLSESLLSYKLVKAGEEIRKRVRICWSSIWMVSYNFVIFMGVHGSVLASRIHANISLNRYALETCPHLEYFPFNLSSPTLKEPILSESVLLVTYISFTIHEIVIRKTENCYLVKNFFGKHYFKESLILGSARLIIQVILFSLNIGIIVLCILTGFGSPFHVLVGFSISMLSLWINSLLSQLLDLTHYGEMKAPTLDYSYIWSILSAFVLWFCGFFYYVSVYGFPYKRPYVYLNPISWILLISLTHFKRHEIFNSSQYLQGFVPTFT, from the exons ATGTATTTTAAAGATTCCTTCAAAATGAGGAGTTTTTCCGTCAAAACCCTTAAAAAGTTGCCTTATCAAATGGCAACACTGTACTTTATATTGTTTATCATCTCAATTATCGCTTCAGTTATTACTGTAAACTGTGGAGATGAAG tGTTTAAAAGATATACATCATGTCATGGGAATAAggtgtataatataaattggATAGGAGGAGTGGTGTTTCTTCAAATATTACTTTGCTTCGTTTCAGTTGAGCCTGATCAGACAAATACTACACCGAAAAATCAAACAGTATTAGAGTTGTCAGAACCAGATCCTGACCGTTTAgtgaattttaatataaatgaaacACTATCAGTTTACTCGAGAGGAAATTCCAACTCAGACTACAAAGTGATTATCGGAAATACAACACCAAATAAACGcaataaacataaaaaaactaaaaatcCCAATACACTAAAAC AAAGTTTAAAGAATGCGagtacatttttaaatttatcgGAAAGTTTGTTGTCGTATAAACTTGTGAAGGCTGGAGAGGAGATTCGGAAACGAGTGAGAATCTGTTGGAGTTCAATTTGGATGGTATCATACAACTTTGTGATATTTATGGGTGTTCACGGCTCAGTTTTGGCCTCTAGGATCCATGCAAATATTAGTTTAAACAGATACGCACTTGAGACTTGTCCTCATCTGGAATATTTCCCCTTCAACTTAAGCTCACCCACACTTAAGGAACCAATACTGAGCGAGTCTGTTCTGCTGGTGACTTATATTTCATTCACAATTCATGAAATTGTGATTCGGAAAACTGAAAACTGTTACTTGGTTAAGAACTTTTTTGGGAAACATTACTTCAAGGAATCGCTAATTCTTGGCTCTGCAAGACTTATTATTCAGGTCATATTATTCTCCTTAAACATTGGCATAATTGTCTTGTGTATTTTAACTGGCTTCGGTTCACCTTTTCACGTTCTAGTTGGATTCTCCATATCAATGCTTTCGCTATGGATTAATTCACTGTTGTCACAGTTACTAGATCTCACACATTACGGTGAAATGAAGGCACCAACACTTGATTATAGTTACATTTGGTCTATTTTAAGTGCGTTTGTTCTTTGGTTTTGCGGATTCTTTTATTATGTTTCCGTATACGGATTTCCTTATAAACGACCTTATGTCTATCTTAACCCTATCTCCTGgattctattaatatcaCTCACTCATTTCAAACGACATGAAATCTTCAATTCATCACAATATCTACAAGGATTCGTTCCAACTTTTacttaa